A genomic segment from Montipora foliosa isolate CH-2021 chromosome 9, ASM3666993v2, whole genome shotgun sequence encodes:
- the LOC137971864 gene encoding tropomyosin-like gives MAKNIKRKTWKSSSTSSTEENFSPDDKRIKHNVSFTDSEPSSESDEVLTLLKMAETVMPKLDQVLEKLQKLEDQIQSVDEKVSSLQVKVESFEVFKKETETKIKELEDGLNFANAERESFKKNFQEIQSQVHLLRDEKLYMEVYQRRENLRFFGIKEEKDVNEDTREVLVDFLKTELGVEDADNIEFHRVHRVGKRTSSVESLDK, from the coding sequence ATggccaaaaatattaaaagaaaaacgtggaAAAGCTCCTCAACATCCTCTACTGAAGAAAACTTCTCGCCCGATGACAAAAGGATAAAACATAACGTATCATTCACAGATTCTGAGCCTAGTAGCGAGTCGGATGAGGTGCTCACTTTGCTGAAAATGGCGGAGACGGTAATGCCAAAACTAGACCAAGTGTTAGAAAAGCTACAAAAATTAGAAGATCAAATTCAATCAGTGGACGAGAAAGTAAGTAGCCTTCAAGTCAAGGTCGAAAGTTTCGAGGTGTTTAAGAAGGAGACAGAAACGAAGATTAAAGAGCTTGAGGACGGTTTGAACTTCGCTAATGCAGAAAGAGAGTCGTTCAAGaagaattttcaagaaatacagAGTCAAGTTCACCTTCTCAGAGACGAGAAACTGTATATGGAGGTTTATCAGCGGCGTGAGAATCTTCGTTTCTTTggaattaaagaagaaaaagatgtaAACGAAGACACGAGGGAggttttggttgattttttaaaaaccgAACTCGGCGTGGAAGATGCTGATAATATAGAATTTCACAGGGTGCACCGAGTTGGGAAGCGGACTTCCTCTGTTGAAAGCCTAGACAAATAA